The proteins below come from a single Halobacillus salinarum genomic window:
- the cyoE gene encoding heme o synthase codes for MDNPRTIETASSQVMSQSDVRKSSLLADIKSLIKVGIINSNLITAFAGFWLALHFTGASFFDKLGTFLLTMAGTALVIAGGCVINNWYDRDIDPIMTRTRQRPTVTGTIPMPVIKYSGIALSIIGFVLLLFTTLEAALFGAFGWFVYVVLYTMWSKRKYTINTVIGSFSGAVPPLIGWAAVEPGLRTEAFILFLIMFIWQTPHFLSLAMKKKDEYKEAGIPMLPVVHGFKMTKRQIVVYVACLLPLPVYLASLGSIFLIVSLLISLGWLILGLAGFIMKNDEKWATWMFVYSLNYMTIIFLMMVLVTLPFPF; via the coding sequence ATGGACAATCCACGAACAATTGAAACAGCTTCTTCCCAAGTGATGAGCCAATCGGATGTCCGCAAATCCTCGTTGTTAGCAGATATAAAAAGCCTAATTAAAGTAGGAATTATTAACTCTAACTTAATTACAGCGTTTGCTGGCTTTTGGCTGGCGCTTCACTTCACCGGTGCGTCGTTTTTTGACAAGCTAGGAACTTTTTTGCTGACAATGGCCGGTACGGCATTGGTTATCGCTGGCGGATGTGTAATAAATAACTGGTATGACCGTGATATTGATCCAATAATGACTCGAACCAGGCAAAGACCAACGGTTACAGGTACTATTCCTATGCCGGTTATTAAATATTCCGGGATCGCGCTTTCAATCATCGGGTTTGTGCTCTTATTGTTCACTACACTGGAAGCCGCTTTGTTTGGAGCATTTGGCTGGTTTGTTTATGTCGTGCTTTACACGATGTGGTCTAAACGCAAGTATACGATTAATACAGTGATTGGAAGTTTCTCCGGAGCAGTACCTCCGCTTATTGGGTGGGCTGCCGTTGAACCAGGCCTTCGAACAGAGGCATTTATCTTATTTCTCATTATGTTTATCTGGCAAACTCCTCACTTCTTATCCTTAGCGATGAAGAAAAAGGATGAATATAAGGAAGCCGGCATCCCTATGCTTCCTGTTGTACACGGGTTTAAAATGACGAAGCGGCAAATTGTCGTTTACGTTGCTTGCTTACTGCCGTTACCGGTTTATTTAGCTAGCCTCGGCAGCATCTTTTTAATCGTTTCCTTATTAATATCATTAGGCTGGTTAATACTAGGTCTTGCAGGCTTCATTATGAAAAACGATGAGAAGTGGGCGACATGGATGTTTGTTTATTCTCTTAATTATATGACGATCATATTTTTAATGATGGTACTTGTTACCTTGCCGTTTCCCTTTTAA